A window from Variovorax sp. PBL-E5 encodes these proteins:
- a CDS encoding purine-cytosine permease family protein, translating into MAHTPDPTPAGANEALTPLGETSRVFRWHDHMALWFSLGVGLLVMQIGAYLVPAVGTRDAMLAIVLGSCIGAGLLAWTARIGCESGLASAGLMHATYGSAFARLPVVLNIVQLIGWTTFEIVIMREGTQAIGKQAFGWLSLGGTLGTLLTTLLWGAVLLALLAGSMVKLVRRFVSRFGLPLVVLSLLWLSWQFAARLHAKGLDAFWSRPGDGSMGMFSALDLVIAMPVSWLPLVADYARHGQRGTGGLGGAFGGTWVGYVVANIWCYALGVMVVSVAEPGTDLVAALLLAQGGLMALGLILVDELDNAYGDVYSGSVSAHSLQPRWSVRRWGLVLAVACIAFALVLPMHSLEPFLLLLSSVFVPLYGVILGRLGMGSAVVSTGTRRVDVTAAAIWIVGIAVYHASAAWAPQWGSALPTLAITFVLAWITRPTPAGGPSALAQSRG; encoded by the coding sequence ATGGCACACACACCCGACCCGACACCCGCCGGCGCGAACGAAGCGCTGACGCCGCTCGGCGAAACGAGCCGCGTCTTCCGCTGGCACGACCACATGGCGCTGTGGTTCAGCCTCGGCGTCGGCCTGCTCGTGATGCAGATCGGCGCCTACCTGGTGCCGGCGGTCGGCACGCGCGATGCGATGCTCGCGATCGTGCTGGGCTCGTGCATCGGTGCGGGCCTCCTGGCCTGGACGGCGCGCATCGGCTGCGAGAGCGGCCTCGCGAGCGCCGGCCTGATGCATGCGACCTACGGCAGCGCCTTCGCGCGCCTGCCGGTGGTGCTGAACATCGTGCAGCTGATCGGCTGGACCACCTTCGAGATCGTGATCATGCGTGAGGGCACGCAAGCCATCGGCAAGCAGGCCTTCGGCTGGCTGTCGCTCGGCGGCACGCTCGGGACGCTGCTCACCACGCTGCTGTGGGGCGCGGTGCTGCTGGCGCTCCTGGCCGGCTCGATGGTGAAGCTGGTGCGCCGTTTCGTGAGCCGCTTCGGTCTGCCGCTGGTGGTGCTGTCGCTGCTGTGGCTGAGCTGGCAGTTCGCGGCCCGGCTGCATGCCAAGGGTCTCGATGCGTTCTGGTCGCGGCCCGGCGACGGCAGCATGGGCATGTTCAGCGCGCTCGATCTGGTGATCGCGATGCCGGTGTCCTGGCTGCCGCTGGTGGCCGACTATGCGCGGCACGGCCAGCGCGGCACGGGCGGGCTCGGCGGCGCGTTCGGCGGCACCTGGGTCGGTTACGTGGTGGCCAATATCTGGTGTTATGCGCTCGGCGTGATGGTGGTCAGCGTGGCCGAGCCCGGCACCGATCTCGTGGCGGCATTGCTGCTGGCGCAGGGCGGCCTGATGGCGCTGGGCCTGATCCTGGTCGACGAACTCGACAACGCCTATGGCGATGTCTATTCGGGCTCGGTGTCGGCGCACAGCCTGCAGCCGCGCTGGAGCGTGCGGCGCTGGGGACTGGTGCTGGCGGTGGCCTGCATCGCCTTCGCGCTGGTGCTGCCGATGCATTCGCTCGAACCCTTCCTGCTGCTGCTGAGCTCGGTGTTCGTGCCGCTCTATGGCGTGATCCTCGGACGGCTCGGCATGGGCAGCGCCGTCGTGTCGACGGGTACGCGGCGTGTCGATGTCACGGCCGCCGCGATCTGGATCGTCGGCATCGCGGTGTACCACGCCTCGGCGGCGTGGGCGCCTCAGTGGGGCTCGGCGCTGCCGACGCTCGCGATCACCTTCGTGCTGGCGTGGATCACGCGCCCGACGCCGGCAGGCGGACCGTCGGCACTGGCGCAAAGCCGTGGTTGA
- the thiD gene encoding bifunctional hydroxymethylpyrimidine kinase/phosphomethylpyrimidine kinase: MTSAFSRYARVLSIAGSDSGGGAGIQADLKTFAALGCYGMTAITALTAQNTLGVTGIHGVPPAFLKAQIQAVVEDIGVDAVKLGMLHAPEIVEVVAWAIDHYQLPNVVLDPVMVATSGDRLIAAETVQVLVRELFPRAAVVTPNLDEAALLIGHGIDGVDALDDAASELLALGAHAVLLKGGHLPGNDVVDLLAQVDGERFRFASERIVSRNLHGTGCTLSSAIAAHLALGHALPEAVERARGYVVAAMAAGADVKTGAGHGPLNHGFAPVPTVRLPASGA; this comes from the coding sequence ATGACTTCTGCATTTTCACGCTACGCCCGCGTGCTCTCGATCGCCGGCTCCGACAGCGGCGGCGGCGCCGGCATCCAGGCCGACCTGAAGACCTTCGCGGCGCTCGGCTGCTACGGCATGACGGCGATCACCGCGCTCACCGCACAGAACACGCTCGGCGTGACGGGCATCCACGGCGTGCCGCCGGCTTTTCTCAAGGCGCAGATCCAGGCGGTGGTCGAGGACATCGGCGTCGATGCCGTCAAGCTCGGCATGCTGCACGCGCCCGAGATCGTCGAGGTGGTGGCCTGGGCCATCGACCACTACCAGCTGCCCAACGTCGTGCTCGACCCGGTGATGGTCGCCACCAGCGGCGACCGGCTGATCGCCGCCGAGACGGTGCAGGTGCTGGTGCGCGAGCTGTTCCCGCGCGCGGCGGTCGTCACGCCCAACCTGGACGAGGCGGCGCTGCTGATCGGTCATGGCATCGACGGCGTCGATGCGCTCGACGATGCGGCCAGCGAATTGCTGGCGCTCGGCGCGCACGCGGTGCTGCTCAAGGGTGGCCATCTGCCGGGCAACGACGTGGTCGATCTGCTGGCGCAGGTCGATGGCGAGCGCTTCCGCTTCGCGTCCGAACGCATCGTGAGCCGCAACCTGCATGGCACCGGATGCACGCTGTCCTCGGCCATCGCGGCGCACCTGGCGCTCGGCCATGCCTTGCCCGAGGCGGTCGAACGCGCGCGAGGCTACGTGGTCGCGGCCATGGCGGCCGGCGCGGACGTGAAGACCGGTGCCGGCCACGGTCCGCTCAACCACGGCTTTGCGCCAGTGCCGACGGTCCGCCTGCCGGCGTCGGGCGCGTGA
- a CDS encoding FAD-dependent oxidoreductase, giving the protein MDSVHPGATPTLPFDSAAILGAGLMGRLLAVTLAQAGCTIDLFEAGGPDAEGAAARVAAAMLAPLAESAIAPPSVVRMGHHALQRWPTLLAPLAAPVFFQREGTLVLWHRQDAAEAARLARLLAHTTEIVPELPAMQTLDAAGIAALEPSIGRRFAQGLLLPDEGQLDNRGLLAALLATLQASPRVRLHWHSPRAIADFEPGAAGQPERVIDCRGLGARPQWSAVRGVRGEVIRVHAPEVGLVRPTRLVHPRYPLYIAPKPDKVFVIGATEIESEDMSPASVRSTLELLSAAYAVHSGFAEARILEIATQCRPTLPDNLPAFRQPRPGVLQINGLYRHGFMIAPAMLDVAMELLATGHSQLASSFDLPSELATASP; this is encoded by the coding sequence ATGGATAGCGTACACCCCGGGGCCACGCCCACCCTCCCCTTCGACTCGGCCGCGATCCTCGGCGCGGGCCTGATGGGCCGGCTGCTCGCAGTCACGCTCGCACAGGCCGGTTGCACGATCGATCTGTTCGAGGCTGGCGGTCCCGATGCCGAAGGCGCGGCCGCCCGCGTGGCCGCCGCGATGCTGGCGCCGCTGGCCGAATCCGCCATCGCGCCGCCCTCGGTCGTGCGCATGGGACACCACGCACTGCAACGCTGGCCGACGCTGCTCGCACCCTTGGCCGCGCCGGTGTTTTTCCAGCGCGAAGGCACGCTGGTGCTGTGGCATCGGCAGGACGCCGCCGAGGCCGCGCGCCTCGCGCGCTTGCTCGCGCACACGACCGAGATCGTGCCCGAGCTGCCCGCCATGCAGACGCTCGACGCGGCCGGCATCGCCGCGCTGGAGCCGTCGATCGGCCGGCGCTTCGCGCAAGGGCTGCTGCTGCCGGACGAAGGCCAGCTCGACAACCGCGGCCTGCTCGCGGCCCTGCTCGCAACGCTGCAGGCCTCGCCGCGCGTGCGCCTGCATTGGCACTCGCCACGCGCCATCGCCGACTTCGAGCCCGGTGCCGCAGGCCAGCCCGAGCGCGTGATCGATTGCCGCGGCCTCGGCGCGCGCCCGCAATGGAGCGCGGTGCGCGGCGTGCGCGGCGAGGTCATCCGCGTGCACGCACCCGAGGTCGGCCTCGTGCGGCCGACGCGCCTCGTGCATCCGCGCTATCCGCTCTACATCGCGCCCAAACCCGACAAGGTGTTCGTGATCGGCGCCACCGAGATCGAGTCGGAGGACATGTCGCCGGCCAGCGTGCGCTCGACGCTCGAACTGCTGAGCGCGGCCTATGCGGTGCACAGCGGTTTCGCCGAGGCGCGCATTCTCGAGATCGCGACCCAATGCCGGCCCACGCTGCCGGACAACCTGCCGGCCTTCCGCCAGCCGCGCCCCGGCGTGCTGCAGATCAACGGCCTGTACCGGCACGGCTTCATGATCGCGCCGGCGATGCTCGATGTCGCGATGGAGCTGCTGGCCACCGGCCATTCGCAGCTGGCGAGCAGTTTCGATCTGCCATCCGAACTCGCGACCGCTTCACCATGA
- the thiS gene encoding sulfur carrier protein ThiS, translating to MNVLINDTPHTLPPGAMLADALALIEAKPPFAAAVNRQFVPRSNYAAHALQPDDRIEVIRPVTGG from the coding sequence ATGAACGTCCTGATCAACGACACGCCCCACACGCTGCCGCCCGGCGCGATGCTGGCCGACGCGCTGGCCCTCATCGAGGCCAAGCCGCCCTTCGCGGCCGCGGTGAATCGCCAGTTCGTGCCGCGCTCGAACTACGCCGCGCATGCCCTGCAACCCGATGACCGCATCGAAGTGATCCGCCCCGTCACGGGCGGCTGA
- a CDS encoding thiazole synthase — protein MTSTHTTANDPLVLYGHSFQSRLLLGTARYPSPDVLEAAVRRAKPAMLTASLRRQMATPGAAGGDNGFWDLLRRLDVPVLPNTAGCHSVQEVIATAQMARELFDTPWIKLELIGDDYTLQPDTLNLVDAASQLIRDGFQVLPYCTEDLVLCQRLVDVGCQAVMPWAAPIGTGRGPVNPYALQVLRERLDVPLLVDAGLGLPSHACQVMEWGYDGVLLNSAVALAQDPVAMAGAFADAVQAGRDAHRAGAMAAQESAQPSTPVLGTPFWHHAASQ, from the coding sequence ATGACCTCCACCCACACCACCGCCAACGACCCGCTCGTCCTCTACGGCCACAGCTTCCAGAGCCGCCTGCTGCTCGGCACCGCGCGCTATCCCTCGCCCGACGTGCTCGAAGCCGCGGTGCGCCGCGCAAAACCCGCGATGCTGACCGCATCCCTGCGCCGGCAGATGGCCACGCCCGGCGCGGCCGGCGGCGACAACGGCTTCTGGGATCTGCTGCGCCGGCTCGACGTGCCGGTGCTGCCCAACACCGCCGGCTGCCACAGCGTGCAGGAAGTGATCGCCACCGCGCAGATGGCGCGCGAGCTGTTCGACACGCCATGGATCAAGCTCGAACTGATCGGCGACGACTACACGCTGCAGCCCGACACGCTGAACCTGGTCGATGCGGCCTCGCAGCTGATCCGCGACGGCTTCCAGGTGCTGCCCTATTGCACCGAGGATCTCGTGCTCTGCCAGCGATTGGTCGATGTCGGCTGCCAGGCCGTGATGCCCTGGGCCGCGCCGATCGGCACCGGCCGCGGTCCGGTCAATCCCTATGCATTGCAGGTGCTGCGCGAACGGCTCGATGTGCCGCTGCTGGTCGATGCCGGCCTCGGCCTGCCCTCGCATGCGTGCCAGGTGATGGAGTGGGGCTATGACGGCGTGCTGCTCAACAGCGCGGTCGCGCTGGCGCAGGATCCCGTCGCGATGGCGGGCGCCTTCGCCGATGCGGTGCAGGCCGGCCGCGATGCGCACCGCGCGGGCGCCATGGCCGCACAGGAGTCGGCGCAGCCGAGCACGCCGGTGCTGGGCACGCCGTTCTGGCATCACGCCGCATCGCAATGA
- a CDS encoding thiamine phosphate synthase — protein MTNDPQALAQAIVAAHASRFGETAPASTSAELVFSSEDTVYRGAKQGCARLGFIEVDAECLAQAWHAQTQRTGHFDAHAWPESPVDFGLRAFPPASRDDAFPPCPPRLGLYAVLPDAAWVGRMARAGVPTVQLRFKSGDAQAVSREVRAAVDAVRGTDALLFINDHWRAAIEAGAYGLHLGQEDLDALAPGDLQALRASGLRLGLSTHGYAEMVRADAVSPSYIAMGAVYPTTLKQMATAPQGVARLAAYARLLRGYPQVGIGGIDAARLPEVLATGVGSVAVVRALVADPDPEAAAARLIAAVEAGTLA, from the coding sequence ATGACCAACGACCCTCAAGCTCTCGCGCAGGCCATCGTGGCCGCGCACGCATCGCGCTTCGGCGAGACCGCGCCCGCATCCACATCCGCCGAACTTGTGTTTTCGTCGGAAGACACTGTCTATCGCGGCGCGAAGCAAGGGTGCGCACGGCTCGGCTTCATCGAAGTCGATGCCGAGTGCCTCGCGCAAGCCTGGCATGCACAGACGCAGCGCACCGGCCACTTCGACGCTCACGCATGGCCCGAATCACCGGTCGACTTCGGCCTGCGCGCCTTCCCGCCCGCGTCACGCGACGATGCCTTCCCGCCCTGCCCGCCAAGGCTCGGCCTCTATGCCGTGCTGCCCGATGCGGCATGGGTCGGCCGCATGGCGCGCGCGGGCGTGCCCACCGTGCAATTGCGATTCAAGTCGGGCGATGCGCAAGCCGTGTCGCGCGAGGTGCGTGCCGCCGTCGACGCCGTGCGCGGCACCGACGCGCTGCTCTTCATCAACGACCACTGGCGCGCCGCCATCGAGGCTGGCGCCTATGGCCTGCACCTCGGGCAGGAAGACCTCGACGCGCTGGCGCCCGGCGATTTGCAAGCGCTTCGTGCCTCGGGCCTGCGCCTGGGCCTCAGCACGCACGGTTATGCGGAGATGGTGCGCGCCGATGCGGTCAGCCCGAGCTACATCGCGATGGGCGCGGTCTATCCGACCACGCTCAAGCAGATGGCAACCGCGCCGCAGGGCGTGGCGCGACTCGCGGCCTATGCACGGCTGCTGCGCGGCTATCCGCAAGTGGGCATCGGCGGCATCGACGCCGCGCGCCTGCCCGAAGTGCTGGCCACCGGCGTCGGCTCGGTCGCCGTGGTGCGCGCGCTGGTCGCCGACCCGGACCCCGAAGCCGCCGCGGCGCGCCTGATCGCCGCCGTCGAGGCCGGCACGCTCGCGTAG
- a CDS encoding acyltransferase family protein, whose translation MAPLPHLVHPKYRADIDGLRAIAVLSVVGVHAFPDWLRGGFIGVDIFFVISGFLISTIIIGSLEGEGFSYRAFYARRIKRIFPALVLVLAASLAFGWFVLLADEWEQLGKHVAAGAAFVSNFAFWSEAGYFDNAAETKPLLHLWSLAVEEQFYILWPLLLGLAWRRKWNPPAVILAVAALSFGINVLTIHSHPTAAFYLPASRFWELMVGGMLAYIVLHRPQWLSRGRGLQSILGLLLIASGLVLIRSGSAFPGWWALLPTLGAFFCIAAGPSAWLNRSLLSSRVLVGFGLISYPLYLWHWPLLVYARILEDGTPNRRVRLLAVLASIALAWLSYRFVERAARRSARAAVLRVLVIAMVVIAALGALAATQRLAARHGDPYIGQVMAAVKDWTYPEGLAPAEVDGEKVYRIGHGARTVLLFGDSHLEQYGPRAVELARTAPDALATTYFATWGGCAPMPGVFEDKNVDCDKRRSAMIRLALDSRVDAVVIGACWNCYFVKQTLPSATLADNEGYYFFDGRKRHGFRNGGDGAELAFASLESLLKELATRKTVYLMLDNPIGDEFDPKRLLLGGSRLGRMDVTRSTPTTPWPPAQKQLYLRLRQLAQKTGAIVIDPVPALCKDDQCIRTTPDGTPIYKDGDHLRSDYTRRFGTEIDVALKNSR comes from the coding sequence ATGGCGCCCCTTCCCCACCTGGTCCATCCCAAGTACCGCGCCGACATCGACGGCCTGCGCGCGATCGCCGTGCTGTCGGTGGTCGGCGTGCATGCCTTTCCGGACTGGCTGCGCGGCGGCTTCATCGGCGTCGACATCTTCTTCGTCATCTCCGGCTTCCTGATCAGCACGATCATCATCGGCAGCCTGGAAGGCGAAGGCTTCAGCTACCGCGCGTTCTATGCGCGGCGCATCAAGCGGATCTTCCCGGCGCTGGTGCTGGTGCTGGCGGCGAGCCTGGCCTTCGGCTGGTTCGTGCTGCTGGCGGACGAATGGGAACAGCTCGGCAAGCACGTGGCAGCGGGCGCGGCCTTCGTCTCCAACTTCGCGTTCTGGAGCGAGGCCGGCTACTTCGACAACGCGGCCGAGACCAAGCCGCTCCTGCACCTGTGGTCGCTCGCGGTCGAAGAGCAGTTCTACATCCTGTGGCCGCTGCTGCTGGGCCTGGCCTGGCGGCGCAAGTGGAATCCACCGGCGGTGATCCTCGCGGTGGCGGCACTGTCCTTCGGCATCAACGTCCTCACCATCCACAGCCATCCGACCGCGGCCTTCTACCTGCCGGCCTCGCGCTTCTGGGAGCTGATGGTCGGCGGCATGCTCGCGTACATCGTGCTGCACCGGCCGCAGTGGCTGTCGCGCGGCCGCGGGCTGCAATCGATCCTGGGCCTGTTGCTCATCGCATCGGGGCTGGTGCTGATCCGCAGCGGCAGCGCATTCCCCGGCTGGTGGGCGCTGCTGCCGACGCTGGGCGCGTTCTTCTGCATCGCGGCCGGTCCATCGGCATGGCTGAATCGCAGCCTGCTCTCCTCGCGCGTGCTGGTGGGGTTCGGCCTGATCAGCTATCCGCTCTATCTGTGGCATTGGCCGCTGCTGGTGTATGCGCGCATCCTCGAGGACGGCACGCCCAATCGCAGGGTCCGCTTGCTGGCGGTGCTGGCGAGCATCGCGCTGGCGTGGCTGAGCTATCGCTTCGTCGAACGCGCCGCGCGCCGCAGCGCGCGCGCGGCCGTGCTGCGGGTGCTGGTGATCGCGATGGTCGTCATCGCGGCGCTCGGCGCGCTGGCTGCCACGCAGCGGCTCGCGGCGCGGCATGGCGATCCGTACATCGGCCAGGTGATGGCTGCCGTCAAGGACTGGACCTACCCCGAAGGCCTCGCGCCGGCCGAGGTCGATGGCGAGAAGGTCTACCGCATCGGCCACGGCGCGCGCACGGTGCTGCTGTTCGGCGACAGCCACCTGGAACAGTACGGACCGCGGGCCGTCGAGCTCGCTCGCACGGCGCCCGACGCACTGGCCACCACCTACTTCGCGACCTGGGGCGGCTGCGCGCCGATGCCCGGCGTGTTCGAGGACAAGAACGTCGACTGCGACAAGCGGCGCAGCGCGATGATCCGCTTGGCGCTCGACAGCCGCGTCGACGCGGTCGTGATCGGCGCCTGCTGGAACTGCTACTTCGTCAAGCAGACGCTGCCCAGTGCCACGCTGGCCGACAACGAGGGCTACTACTTCTTCGACGGCCGGAAGCGCCACGGCTTTCGCAATGGCGGCGACGGTGCCGAGCTGGCCTTCGCCTCGCTCGAATCGCTGCTGAAGGAACTCGCGACACGCAAGACCGTGTACCTGATGCTCGACAACCCGATCGGCGACGAGTTCGATCCGAAGCGGCTCCTGCTCGGCGGCAGCCGGCTGGGGCGCATGGACGTCACCCGTTCGACGCCGACGACACCCTGGCCGCCGGCGCAGAAGCAGCTCTACCTGCGCCTGCGCCAACTCGCGCAAAAGACCGGCGCGATCGTCATCGATCCCGTGCCGGCGCTGTGCAAGGACGACCAGTGCATCCGGACCACGCCCGACGGCACGCCGATCTACAAGGACGGCGACCACCTGCGCTCGGACTACACGCGGCGCTTCGGGACCGAGATCGATGTCGCGCTGAAGAATTCCAGATAA
- a CDS encoding amino acid ABC transporter substrate-binding protein: MTTLPAAAAFAQDVVLGASVQLTGPVANTGRYYRDAYQLAIDKINAAGGVKIGGTAHKLALKLYDNQSDVNLSVRQYTQLVSQDKVNLLLGPFASNFALADSAVSEKYKVPMVQGGGASDQIFSRKFKYIFGTLAPASNYFGSTIDMLKSLKPVPRSVALLYADDAFDVSVAGGTRPMLKKAGFDTVMDERYSTNATDFNSLLSQVKSKNVDVVLVAGHETEILNFVRQAKSLAVAPKLYSFTVGVPSEDFRKALGKDADYAFGMTAWLPSTTLKDRWFGDAQKFADEYKAKFGYDPDYHAASGAADVEAIVQAIETAGSIDPAKVRDALAKSKFDSLYGPIAFSPEGQIDLPQVVIQVQGDKLVEIYGAKGGVNAPKYPMPAWNAR; the protein is encoded by the coding sequence ATGACCACCCTGCCCGCAGCCGCGGCGTTCGCACAGGACGTGGTGCTCGGCGCATCGGTCCAGCTCACCGGGCCGGTCGCCAACACCGGCCGCTACTACCGCGACGCCTACCAGCTCGCGATCGACAAGATCAATGCGGCCGGCGGCGTGAAGATCGGCGGCACGGCGCACAAGCTGGCGCTCAAGCTCTACGACAACCAGTCCGACGTGAACCTGAGCGTGCGCCAATACACGCAGCTGGTCTCGCAGGACAAGGTCAACCTGCTGCTCGGGCCCTTCGCGAGCAACTTCGCACTCGCCGATTCGGCCGTGTCGGAAAAATACAAGGTGCCGATGGTGCAAGGCGGCGGCGCATCGGACCAGATCTTCTCGCGCAAGTTCAAGTACATCTTCGGCACGCTGGCACCGGCCAGCAACTATTTCGGCAGCACGATCGACATGCTCAAGTCGCTCAAGCCGGTGCCCAGGAGCGTGGCACTGCTGTATGCCGATGATGCCTTCGACGTCTCGGTCGCCGGGGGCACGCGGCCGATGCTCAAGAAGGCCGGCTTCGACACCGTGATGGACGAGCGCTACAGCACCAACGCGACCGACTTCAATTCGCTGCTCTCGCAGGTCAAGAGCAAGAACGTGGACGTCGTGCTGGTGGCCGGCCACGAGACCGAGATCCTGAACTTCGTGCGCCAGGCCAAGAGCCTCGCGGTCGCGCCGAAGCTCTATTCGTTCACCGTCGGCGTGCCGAGCGAGGACTTCCGCAAGGCGCTTGGCAAGGACGCCGACTACGCCTTCGGCATGACCGCCTGGCTGCCCAGCACGACGCTCAAGGACCGCTGGTTCGGCGACGCGCAGAAGTTCGCCGACGAATACAAGGCCAAGTTCGGCTACGACCCCGACTACCACGCGGCCTCGGGCGCCGCGGACGTCGAGGCCATCGTGCAGGCGATCGAAACCGCCGGCAGCATCGATCCGGCGAAGGTGCGCGACGCGCTGGCCAAGAGCAAGTTCGACAGCCTCTACGGCCCGATCGCCTTCAGCCCCGAGGGCCAGATCGACCTGCCTCAGGTCGTGATCCAGGTACAGGGCGACAAGCTGGTCGAGATCTACGGCGCCAAGGGCGGCGTCAACGCACCCAAGTACCCGATGCCGGCCTGGAACGCGCGCTGA
- a CDS encoding branched-chain amino acid ABC transporter permease has product MDLFAQIVVNGILQGGLYAVMALGLALVWGVLNIVNLAHGAFIMLGGYLSWYLYTDAHIDPFVGLPITAVAMFCLGYLMQRSVLNLVVRAPMFNTLLITFGLEVVLTYLAQLAFSADFRTINPPYAGNSVAWFGIVLPVVRLIAFAIAIVLTVGMWLFLLHTRLGRAIRATAQNLVAARLYGVEPRHLYAVTFGLGIALAGAAGGLYGTVSQVNPYIGASLTAKSFAIAIIGGLDNPLGVIVGGLFLGLIEALATLYIGPTFADVASFGVLLLVLVVRPSGLLGKTA; this is encoded by the coding sequence ATGGATCTCTTCGCGCAGATCGTCGTCAACGGCATTCTGCAAGGCGGCCTCTATGCGGTGATGGCGCTCGGGCTGGCGCTGGTGTGGGGCGTGCTCAACATCGTCAACCTGGCGCACGGCGCCTTCATCATGCTGGGCGGGTACCTGTCGTGGTATCTCTACACCGACGCCCACATCGATCCCTTCGTGGGGCTGCCGATCACCGCGGTCGCGATGTTCTGCCTGGGCTATCTGATGCAGCGCAGCGTGCTCAACCTGGTGGTGCGCGCGCCGATGTTCAACACGCTGTTGATCACCTTCGGCCTCGAGGTCGTGCTGACCTACCTCGCGCAGCTCGCCTTCTCGGCCGACTTCCGCACCATCAATCCGCCCTATGCGGGCAACAGCGTCGCGTGGTTCGGCATCGTGCTGCCGGTGGTGCGGCTGATCGCCTTCGCGATCGCGATCGTGCTGACCGTCGGCATGTGGCTGTTCCTGCTGCACACGCGCCTCGGCCGCGCGATCCGCGCGACGGCGCAGAACCTGGTCGCGGCGCGGCTCTACGGCGTCGAGCCGCGGCATCTCTACGCGGTGACCTTCGGCCTCGGCATCGCGCTGGCCGGCGCGGCCGGCGGCCTCTATGGCACGGTGTCGCAGGTCAATCCCTACATCGGCGCATCCCTGACCGCCAAATCCTTCGCGATCGCGATCATCGGCGGGCTCGACAATCCGCTCGGCGTGATCGTCGGCGGCCTCTTCCTCGGCCTCATCGAGGCGCTCGCCACGCTCTACATCGGACCGACCTTCGCCGATGTCGCGAGCTTCGGCGTGCTGCTGCTGGTGCTGGTCGTCAGGCCGAGCGGCCTCCTGGGGAAGACGGCATGA
- a CDS encoding branched-chain amino acid ABC transporter permease, with product MKTLRIALILAALVALAGVPWYGSDVVIQFGISTLLLAVLAQGWNIIGGYTGYASFGNSVFYGLGSYGVAIAMVQWNLSFGVGLAFGALLAVVFAFALGLPVLRLKGHYFAIATLALAQVMTAIVSNIPLAGQNVGLVLPPLNNDALFYESALALLVAATLTIFWITRSRFGFGLIAIRENEEGAAVMGVNTTLYKVLAFALSGLFSALAGGIHAYWITFLDPASAFDITLNVQMIIMAVFGGPGTVFGPIVGAFSLSAISEILSSKVTSIAGLFFGVVIVAAVVLMPRGLADMLRRAKVSGWRYFIENIRAHRL from the coding sequence ATGAAGACGTTGCGCATCGCGCTCATCCTCGCCGCGTTGGTCGCGCTGGCGGGCGTGCCCTGGTACGGCTCCGACGTGGTGATCCAGTTCGGCATCAGCACGCTGCTCTTGGCTGTGCTGGCGCAGGGCTGGAACATCATCGGCGGCTATACCGGCTATGCGTCCTTCGGCAACTCGGTCTTCTACGGGCTGGGCAGCTACGGCGTCGCCATCGCGATGGTGCAGTGGAACCTGTCTTTCGGCGTCGGGCTGGCCTTCGGCGCGCTGCTGGCGGTGGTGTTCGCGTTCGCGCTCGGACTGCCGGTGCTGCGGCTCAAGGGCCACTACTTCGCGATCGCGACGCTGGCGCTGGCGCAGGTGATGACGGCGATCGTCTCCAACATCCCGCTCGCCGGCCAGAACGTCGGGCTGGTGCTGCCGCCGCTCAACAACGACGCCCTCTTCTACGAATCCGCGCTGGCCCTGCTGGTGGCGGCGACGCTGACCATCTTCTGGATCACGCGCAGCCGCTTCGGCTTCGGCCTGATCGCGATCCGCGAGAACGAGGAAGGTGCCGCGGTGATGGGCGTCAACACGACCCTCTACAAGGTGCTCGCCTTCGCGCTCTCGGGCCTGTTCAGCGCGCTGGCCGGCGGCATCCATGCCTACTGGATCACCTTCCTCGATCCGGCGAGCGCCTTCGACATCACGCTCAACGTGCAGATGATCATCATGGCCGTCTTCGGCGGACCGGGCACCGTGTTCGGACCGATCGTCGGCGCCTTCTCGCTGTCTGCCATCTCGGAGATCCTGTCGAGCAAGGTGACCAGCATCGCGGGCCTCTTCTTCGGCGTGGTCATCGTCGCGGCGGTGGTGCTGATGCCGCGCGGCCTGGCCGACATGCTGCGGCGCGCCAAGGTCAGCGGCTGGCGCTATTTCATCGAGAACATCAGGGCCCATCGGTTATGA